Proteins found in one Pirellulales bacterium genomic segment:
- the atpF gene encoding F0F1 ATP synthase subunit B, producing MDAPAAKDASSAEAARAASPEARAGAEHEGHFGAPATVQGPEEFKSDLAIYTFIVFLLLLAILWKFAWGPIVAGLEKREQGIAENIAAAQRAHEEAKLLLADYERKLAGAADQIRVMMEEARKEAEKTKVQIIAEAKEAAKLEFDRSKRELQRATDQALKELSERATNLAVDLAGKIVRAQLSHADHARLVQEAMSEFVASGPSVN from the coding sequence GTGGATGCTCCTGCGGCGAAGGACGCAAGCTCGGCTGAGGCGGCGCGCGCGGCGTCACCGGAGGCGAGGGCTGGCGCGGAACATGAGGGTCATTTCGGCGCGCCTGCGACGGTCCAGGGTCCCGAGGAGTTCAAGTCTGATCTGGCCATCTACACCTTCATCGTTTTCCTGCTCCTTCTGGCGATCCTCTGGAAATTCGCCTGGGGGCCGATCGTGGCGGGGCTCGAAAAGCGGGAGCAGGGGATTGCCGAGAATATCGCCGCCGCCCAGCGGGCTCACGAAGAGGCCAAGTTGTTGTTGGCCGACTACGAGCGCAAGCTGGCCGGGGCGGCCGATCAGATCCGCGTGATGATGGAAGAGGCCCGCAAAGAAGCCGAAAAAACCAAGGTGCAAATCATCGCCGAAGCCAAGGAGGCGGCCAAGCTCGAATTCGACCGCAGCAAGCGCGAGCTGCAGCGGGCGACCGATCAGGCGCTCAAGGAACTTTCCGAGCGGGCGACGAATCTGGCCGTCGATCTGGCCGGCAAGATCGTGCGGGCTCAACTGAGCCACGCCGATCACGCCCGATTGGTGCAAGAGGCGATGAGTGAGTTCGTGGCAAGTGGGCCTAGCGTGAATTGA
- the atpC gene encoding ATP synthase F1 subunit epsilon yields MVERHNKGEAPGARAVHCSVVTPEATALETIANFVALPLYDGEIGIAPGHSPFIGRLGYGELRVVEGSQTHRYYVDGGFVQVADNVVSVLTNYAAPAEKLDSNQAREQLTSARARAANSPETIEARDRAELQARAQLRLAEKAGR; encoded by the coding sequence ATGGTTGAGCGACACAATAAAGGCGAAGCGCCCGGCGCCCGCGCGGTGCATTGCAGCGTCGTGACTCCAGAGGCGACTGCGCTGGAAACGATTGCCAACTTCGTCGCCCTGCCGCTCTACGACGGCGAGATCGGCATCGCGCCGGGACATAGCCCATTTATCGGCCGTCTGGGCTACGGCGAGCTGCGGGTCGTCGAGGGCTCGCAAACGCACCGGTATTACGTCGACGGCGGCTTCGTTCAGGTGGCCGACAATGTGGTCTCCGTGCTCACCAACTATGCCGCTCCTGCCGAAAAGCTCGATTCGAACCAGGCCCGCGAGCAGCTTACTTCGGCCCGAGCCCGAGCGGCCAACTCCCCGGAAACGATCGAGGCCCGCGACCGCGCCGAGCTTCAGGCGCGGGCCCAATTGCGGCTGGCGGAGAAGGCGGGGAGATAG
- the atpD gene encoding F0F1 ATP synthase subunit beta translates to MAQATAPKTNSQPARATAKNVGRVTQIIGSTFDVEFAEDSLPAIYNALKVKSDYKGVHLDLTGEVQQHLGGGRVRCVALGGTDGMVRGQECLDTGSPVKVPVGKATLGRVFNLVGEPVDGRGPVQADEWWPIHRDPPPVIELSTKTELFETGIKVIDLLTPFVRGGKAGLFGGAGLGKTVILTELIARIASAHGGFSVFAGVGERTREGTDLWIEMQEAKIGDTGRSVIEQTTMVFGQMNEPPGARLRVALSALTMAEYFRDKTGTDTLLFIDNIFRFSQAGSEVSALLGRMPSAVGYQPTLGTEMGALQERIASTNKGAITSVQAVYVPADDPTDPAPATAFGNLDAFLYLERSISEKGIYPAVDPLASSSRILDPQYVGERHYAIARRVQRTLQRYRELQDIIAILGIDELSEEDKLVVHRARRMEIFLSQPFLVAEVFTGKPGEITRLEDTIRSFEELADGKWDHLPEDAFRYVGPIEQAEEQAKKLAKK, encoded by the coding sequence ATGGCTCAAGCAACCGCGCCGAAAACGAATTCCCAGCCCGCTCGCGCCACGGCCAAGAACGTCGGCCGCGTGACGCAAATTATCGGCTCGACGTTCGACGTCGAATTCGCCGAGGATAGCCTTCCGGCGATCTACAACGCGCTGAAGGTGAAGTCCGATTACAAAGGCGTGCATCTCGATCTGACTGGCGAAGTGCAGCAGCACCTCGGCGGTGGCCGCGTGCGGTGCGTCGCCTTGGGAGGCACCGACGGCATGGTCCGCGGTCAGGAGTGCCTCGACACCGGTTCGCCGGTGAAAGTTCCGGTCGGAAAAGCCACGCTCGGCCGCGTGTTCAATCTGGTCGGCGAGCCGGTCGATGGCCGCGGCCCCGTGCAAGCCGACGAATGGTGGCCGATCCATCGCGACCCTCCACCCGTCATCGAACTTTCGACCAAGACCGAGTTGTTCGAAACGGGCATCAAGGTGATCGACTTGCTCACGCCGTTCGTCCGCGGCGGCAAGGCCGGATTGTTCGGCGGGGCGGGCCTCGGCAAGACGGTCATTCTCACCGAGCTGATCGCCCGCATCGCCAGCGCCCACGGCGGCTTTTCCGTGTTCGCCGGCGTCGGCGAGCGGACCCGCGAGGGGACCGATCTCTGGATCGAGATGCAGGAGGCCAAGATCGGCGACACCGGCCGCAGCGTCATCGAGCAGACTACGATGGTGTTCGGCCAGATGAACGAGCCGCCGGGAGCGCGGTTGCGCGTCGCGCTATCTGCCCTGACGATGGCCGAATACTTCCGCGACAAGACCGGGACTGACACGTTGTTGTTCATCGACAACATTTTCCGCTTCTCGCAAGCGGGCAGCGAAGTCTCCGCGCTCCTGGGCCGCATGCCGAGCGCGGTCGGCTACCAGCCGACGCTCGGAACCGAGATGGGCGCCTTGCAAGAGCGAATCGCGTCGACCAACAAGGGGGCGATCACCTCGGTGCAGGCCGTGTATGTGCCGGCCGACGACCCGACCGACCCCGCCCCCGCGACCGCGTTCGGCAACCTCGACGCGTTCTTGTATCTCGAGCGCTCGATCTCGGAAAAGGGCATTTACCCGGCGGTCGATCCGCTGGCGTCGTCGAGCCGCATCCTCGATCCGCAGTATGTCGGTGAGCGCCACTACGCGATCGCCCGCCGCGTGCAGCGCACATTGCAGCGCTACCGCGAATTGCAAGACATCATCGCGATCCTGGGGATCGACGAGTTGAGCGAAGAAGACAAGCTCGTCGTTCACCGGGCCCGCCGCATGGAGATATTCCTGTCGCAGCCGTTCCTCGTCGCGGAGGTGTTCACGGGTAAGCCGGGAGAAATCACGCGGCTCGAAGACACGATTCGCAGCTTCGAGGAGCTGGCCGACGGCAAATGGGACCACCTGCCAGAGGATGCGTTTCGCTATGTCGGGCCGATCGAGCAAGCTGAGGAGCAGGCGAAGAAGCTGGCGAAGAAATAG
- the atpG gene encoding ATP synthase F1 subunit gamma, whose amino-acid sequence MAKARALDKRRKSIRNIRKITRTMELIATARFKKAMDRAHAATAYTRRITQLVSDLANSGLEVTHPLLEGRDETKRAILLVLTGNRGLCGGYNSNVVRQSFARFNELKAAVPHLEIEISGKRGISAFRYRGVTPAEKYTQFEDKVTFAEIDALAKRYLAAYAAGSLDRLDVAYMQFHSVSRQAAVVETLLPLGSLAGAGAAVGGRTSEVGGGAEKSGDGKVAAGAASHGQSQYEFLPSAASILEEVVPTSFKVKLFKCFLDSAVSEQIARMVAMKSATENADKMIKSLSRAYNRARQSQITGEIMEVLGGVEALKG is encoded by the coding sequence ATGGCTAAAGCCCGCGCCCTCGATAAACGCCGCAAGTCGATCCGCAACATCCGCAAGATCACGCGGACGATGGAGCTGATCGCCACTGCGCGGTTCAAGAAAGCGATGGATCGGGCCCATGCGGCCACCGCCTACACGCGGCGGATCACGCAGTTGGTTTCCGATCTGGCCAACAGCGGCCTCGAAGTAACGCACCCGCTGTTGGAAGGGCGCGACGAGACCAAGCGGGCGATCCTGCTCGTGCTCACCGGCAACCGGGGTCTATGCGGCGGTTACAATTCGAACGTCGTTCGCCAATCATTCGCGCGGTTCAACGAACTCAAGGCCGCCGTGCCACACCTGGAGATCGAAATCTCCGGCAAGCGCGGCATCTCGGCGTTTCGCTATCGCGGAGTCACGCCCGCCGAGAAATACACCCAATTCGAAGACAAAGTGACGTTCGCCGAGATCGATGCGCTGGCGAAGCGGTATCTTGCGGCCTACGCGGCGGGTTCGCTCGATCGGCTCGACGTGGCGTACATGCAGTTCCATAGCGTGAGCCGCCAAGCGGCGGTGGTCGAGACGCTGCTGCCGCTCGGCTCGCTGGCCGGGGCTGGCGCGGCGGTCGGAGGTCGGACGTCGGAGGTTGGAGGAGGCGCCGAAAAGTCCGGCGACGGGAAGGTCGCAGCCGGCGCGGCCTCGCACGGGCAATCGCAATATGAATTCCTCCCGTCCGCGGCCAGCATTTTGGAAGAAGTCGTGCCGACCAGCTTCAAGGTCAAGCTGTTCAAGTGCTTTCTCGATTCGGCCGTGAGCGAGCAGATCGCCCGCATGGTGGCCATGAAATCGGCCACCGAAAACGCCGACAAGATGATCAAGAGCCTCAGCCGCGCCTATAATCGGGCCCGCCAGAGCCAGATCACCGGCGAGATCATGGAAGTGCTCGGCGGCGTCGAAGCGTTGAAGGGCTAA
- a CDS encoding sigma-70 family RNA polymerase sigma factor, which yields MRKAGYERGVAVVQSPLEPDAFVRQLTECQRRLYAYIFSILPDFVAADEVLAETNVTLWRKSAEFQPGTDFAAWGMRVAYFTVLGYQKKRRRDRHIFSGDLLDEIAAEAVESLDRADDERAALRSCIEKLPGDDRQLVSLRYRTGTSVQDIAKQRNKTPGAISSALYRIRNALADCVERTLRLESSS from the coding sequence ATGCGCAAGGCTGGATACGAACGGGGAGTTGCGGTCGTGCAATCGCCGCTGGAACCGGATGCATTCGTGCGCCAGCTTACGGAATGTCAGCGGCGGTTATACGCCTACATATTCTCGATCCTGCCCGACTTCGTGGCCGCCGACGAAGTGCTGGCCGAGACGAACGTAACCCTGTGGCGGAAATCGGCGGAGTTCCAACCCGGCACCGACTTTGCCGCCTGGGGGATGCGAGTGGCCTACTTCACCGTATTGGGCTACCAGAAGAAGCGCCGCCGCGATCGCCATATCTTTAGCGGCGATCTCCTGGACGAAATTGCGGCCGAGGCCGTCGAGTCGCTCGACCGTGCAGACGACGAGCGAGCGGCGCTGCGGTCGTGCATCGAAAAGCTGCCCGGCGACGACCGTCAGCTCGTTAGCCTGAGATACCGAACGGGAACTTCGGTGCAAGATATCGCGAAGCAAAGGAATAAGACCCCCGGCGCGATCTCCTCGGCATTGTATCGGATTCGCAATGCGTTGGCGGACTGCGTGGAGAGGACCTTGCGGCTGGAGTCGTCGTCATGA
- a CDS encoding AtpZ/AtpI family protein: MPTSDDRPPIAVAMEWVARIAAVALEMILPGLAGKWLDDRWRTEPLLTLIGFGLGMAGGIWHLLLMTASTKNKHKPPKQDKSRDD, encoded by the coding sequence GTGCCGACTTCCGACGACAGGCCTCCAATCGCCGTGGCGATGGAATGGGTAGCGCGGATCGCGGCCGTGGCGCTTGAAATGATCTTGCCGGGATTGGCCGGCAAATGGCTCGACGATCGTTGGCGAACCGAGCCATTGTTGACGCTGATCGGGTTTGGCTTAGGAATGGCAGGCGGCATTTGGCATCTGTTGCTGATGACGGCTTCGACAAAGAACAAACACAAGCCGCCTAAGCAAGATAAGTCGCGAGACGATTGA
- the atpE gene encoding ATP synthase F0 subunit C, with amino-acid sequence MAQTSGQASLISFGGAIGCGLVAIGSGLGIGKLAASAVESMARQPEVAGTIQTAMIIAAALIEGFTFYALYICSTQNPWAK; translated from the coding sequence ATGGCCCAGACCTCGGGCCAGGCTTCGCTAATCAGCTTCGGCGGCGCGATCGGCTGCGGGCTGGTGGCCATCGGCTCGGGGCTGGGTATCGGCAAGCTGGCCGCCAGCGCCGTGGAGAGCATGGCCCGGCAGCCCGAAGTGGCCGGCACCATCCAAACCGCGATGATCATCGCTGCCGCGTTGATCGAGGGTTTCACCTTCTACGCTTTGTATATCTGCTCGACGCAGAACCCTTGGGCTAAGTAG
- a CDS encoding FHA domain-containing protein, which translates to MSPPFYRHDRPHLLRTGSGRGLLQVDLEILRGRAQNRVRPIKVPAFLIGSAPDCDLVLGDNRFPEAHSYLLLSPNEVSLRWLGIGPEVAVNGEPIQKARLRDGDHLRMGPYEFRISIRLIAAPPNASEPQILRLGRRPPDDLGTAAGEIRGLLAEIRQASEGDGTGLRRFVRARRRQGVA; encoded by the coding sequence ATGAGCCCTCCCTTCTACCGACACGACCGGCCGCATCTTTTGAGAACCGGCAGCGGGCGGGGGTTGCTGCAAGTGGATTTGGAAATTCTGCGGGGCCGGGCCCAGAATCGAGTCCGGCCCATCAAAGTTCCCGCGTTCCTGATCGGCAGCGCCCCCGACTGCGATCTGGTGCTTGGCGACAACCGCTTTCCCGAGGCCCATTCGTATTTGCTGCTTTCGCCGAACGAAGTGTCGCTGCGCTGGCTGGGGATTGGGCCGGAGGTGGCCGTCAACGGCGAGCCGATCCAGAAAGCCCGGCTTCGCGACGGCGATCACCTGCGGATGGGACCCTATGAGTTCCGAATTTCGATTCGCCTGATTGCGGCCCCACCGAACGCTTCGGAGCCGCAAATCCTCCGCCTGGGCCGTCGTCCGCCGGACGATTTGGGAACGGCCGCCGGCGAGATTCGCGGGCTGTTGGCCGAAATTCGGCAGGCGAGCGAGGGAGACGGGACGGGGCTGCGCCGTTTCGTCCGAGCGCGGCGACGGCAAGGCGTCGCCTAA
- the atpB gene encoding F0F1 ATP synthase subunit A has product MAESILHIKDSYFFEVPRFIARWFDWNSLDQVPKWLRDAHPELKNIQQWNEALAGKILIPQWFGTPRNLYESASGFCLSKFMILELVACVILVVFFVRLAQKVRKGGVPRGSLWNMAEAILEYLRDNVARPAIGVHDADRFVPLLWTVFLFILTCNLLGMIPWAGSPTGSFGVTLALAAVTFATVLISGMIRFGVVGYWLNQVPHMELPLLFYFLIPIIWLIEVGGMFIRHLVLAVRLLANMVAGHLVLLAILGVIALAAGSSPGQWALVTVIAVVGSAMLSLLELFVAFLQAYVFTFLSALFIGMAIHKH; this is encoded by the coding sequence ATGGCTGAGTCCATTCTGCACATCAAGGATAGCTACTTCTTCGAAGTGCCGAGGTTCATTGCGCGCTGGTTTGATTGGAATTCGCTCGACCAAGTGCCGAAATGGCTGCGGGACGCCCATCCCGAGCTTAAAAACATACAACAGTGGAACGAGGCATTGGCTGGCAAAATTCTCATTCCGCAATGGTTCGGCACTCCAAGGAACCTATACGAATCCGCGAGCGGCTTCTGCCTTTCCAAGTTCATGATCTTAGAACTTGTGGCCTGCGTCATCCTGGTGGTCTTTTTCGTGCGGCTGGCGCAAAAGGTTCGCAAGGGAGGCGTGCCTCGGGGCAGTCTTTGGAATATGGCGGAGGCAATCCTGGAGTATTTGCGCGACAATGTCGCACGGCCGGCGATCGGGGTACACGACGCGGATCGCTTCGTGCCGCTGTTGTGGACGGTTTTCCTGTTCATCCTCACGTGCAATTTGCTCGGGATGATCCCCTGGGCCGGCTCGCCGACGGGGTCGTTTGGAGTGACGCTTGCGCTGGCGGCCGTGACCTTCGCCACGGTGTTGATCTCCGGCATGATCCGGTTCGGCGTCGTCGGCTATTGGCTCAATCAAGTGCCGCACATGGAATTGCCGCTCTTGTTCTATTTTCTGATCCCGATCATCTGGTTGATTGAAGTCGGAGGAATGTTCATCCGGCACCTCGTCCTGGCCGTCCGACTTCTAGCCAATATGGTGGCTGGCCATTTGGTGCTGTTAGCGATTCTGGGAGTGATCGCCTTGGCCGCCGGAAGCAGCCCTGGCCAATGGGCGCTGGTAACGGTGATTGCCGTGGTCGGTTCGGCTATGTTAAGTTTGCTGGAACTATTCGTCGCGTTTCTGCAAGCGTACGTGTTCACTTTTTTGTCGGCCCTGTTCATTGGCATGGCGATTCACAAGCACTAA
- the atpA gene encoding F0F1 ATP synthase subunit alpha, with amino-acid sequence MRFKADEIASVLQKEIEHYESQIDVREVGRVLEVGDGIARVYGLTGVMAGEMVEFPNGTIGLAFNLEENSVGVIILGDFLQITEGDEVKSTGRLLSVPVGDAVIGRVVDPLGQPLDGKGPIVTSERRQVESNAPGVSQRAPVREPLQTGIKAIDAMTPIGRGQRELIIGDRKTGKTAIGIDAIINQKNSDVKCFYVAVGQKDSTVANVIEALRNHGAMDYTTVIIAGASAPAPLQYVAPYAGTAMAEYFMYNKGHALIVYDDLSRQAQAYRQLSLLMRRPPGREAYPGDVFYAHSRLLERSAKLSNELGGGSLTSLPIIETLEGEVSAYIPTNVISITDGQIYLQPDLFFRGQRPAMNVGISVSRVGGAAQVKAMKKREVAGGLRLALAAFRELEAFAQLGTDLDPATQARLDRGYRMVEILKQGQYSPMDVIDEVLIIFAGNGGHLDDVPLNRVAEWERDFLIFMRDQKSAIRNKIADTKDLDDATMAALSAAIGEFKAQFATKKKEAAAAAK; translated from the coding sequence ATGAGATTCAAAGCCGACGAGATCGCTTCAGTTCTGCAGAAGGAAATTGAGCACTACGAGTCCCAGATCGACGTCCGCGAGGTCGGGCGCGTCTTGGAAGTCGGCGACGGGATTGCGCGCGTCTACGGCCTCACCGGCGTCATGGCCGGCGAGATGGTCGAGTTCCCCAACGGCACGATCGGGCTGGCCTTCAACCTGGAGGAAAACTCCGTCGGCGTGATCATCCTCGGCGATTTCTTGCAGATCACTGAGGGAGACGAGGTGAAGAGCACCGGGCGGCTCTTGAGCGTGCCGGTCGGGGATGCCGTGATCGGCCGGGTGGTCGATCCACTCGGCCAGCCGCTCGACGGCAAAGGCCCGATCGTCACCAGCGAGCGCCGTCAGGTCGAGAGCAATGCCCCCGGCGTGTCGCAGCGGGCGCCGGTCCGCGAACCGCTGCAAACGGGCATCAAGGCGATCGACGCAATGACTCCCATCGGCCGCGGCCAGCGCGAGCTAATCATCGGCGACCGCAAGACGGGCAAGACGGCCATCGGGATCGACGCGATCATCAACCAGAAGAACTCCGACGTGAAGTGCTTCTACGTCGCGGTCGGACAGAAAGATTCGACCGTGGCCAACGTGATCGAAGCGCTGCGGAACCACGGGGCGATGGACTACACGACGGTGATCATCGCCGGCGCGAGCGCCCCGGCTCCGCTGCAATACGTCGCGCCGTATGCCGGCACGGCGATGGCCGAGTATTTCATGTACAACAAGGGGCATGCCCTGATCGTGTACGATGACTTATCGAGGCAGGCCCAGGCTTATCGCCAGTTGTCGCTCCTGATGCGCCGCCCGCCCGGCCGCGAGGCCTATCCGGGCGACGTGTTCTATGCCCATAGCCGGCTGCTCGAACGCTCGGCCAAGCTGAGCAACGAATTGGGAGGCGGCTCGCTCACTTCGCTCCCCATCATCGAAACGCTGGAAGGGGAAGTGTCGGCCTATATTCCGACGAACGTGATTTCGATCACCGACGGGCAGATTTATTTGCAGCCCGATCTGTTCTTCCGCGGTCAGCGGCCGGCGATGAACGTGGGCATCTCGGTTTCGCGCGTCGGCGGGGCCGCCCAGGTCAAGGCAATGAAAAAGCGCGAGGTGGCCGGCGGCTTGCGATTGGCGCTGGCCGCGTTTCGTGAGCTGGAAGCCTTCGCTCAACTAGGGACCGATCTCGATCCGGCCACGCAGGCGCGGCTCGACCGTGGCTATCGCATGGTGGAGATTTTGAAGCAGGGGCAGTATTCGCCGATGGACGTGATCGACGAGGTGCTGATCATCTTCGCCGGCAACGGCGGCCACTTGGACGACGTGCCCTTGAACCGCGTCGCCGAGTGGGAGCGCGATTTCCTGATCTTCATGCGCGACCAGAAATCGGCGATCCGCAACAAGATCGCCGACACCAAAGACCTCGACGACGCCACGATGGCCGCGCTCTCCGCCGCGATCGGCGAATTCAAGGCCCAGTTTGCCACCAAGAAAAAAGAAGCCGCGGCGGCAGCGAAATGA
- the atpH gene encoding ATP synthase F1 subunit delta, translating to MTKSAKRTFSNPYVNVGAQQVATVYASALVDAAEAAGKTEAVMSELDSFIADVLAVVPHFESVLGSALVSADEKNALLDKALRGQASPVFLNFLKVVARHGRLDILRPIHQAAHTLFDRMRGVTRVQVASASELDDGLTRQLTDSVRKMLGGVPMLEKEVWPELVGGMMMRVGDTVYDASISTRLERIRQTMIDRSVHEIQSRRDRFSSAEGN from the coding sequence ATGACTAAATCTGCGAAACGAACGTTCTCGAATCCCTACGTCAACGTCGGCGCCCAGCAGGTGGCAACGGTGTATGCCAGCGCGCTGGTGGATGCGGCGGAGGCGGCTGGCAAGACCGAAGCCGTGATGAGCGAGCTGGACAGCTTCATCGCGGACGTGCTCGCCGTCGTGCCGCACTTCGAGTCGGTGCTCGGCTCGGCGCTTGTCTCGGCGGACGAGAAGAACGCGTTGCTCGACAAGGCGCTCCGCGGGCAGGCCTCGCCGGTTTTCCTGAACTTTCTCAAAGTCGTCGCGCGTCACGGCCGGCTCGACATCCTGCGGCCGATCCACCAGGCGGCGCACACGCTTTTCGACCGGATGCGCGGCGTGACTCGCGTGCAAGTCGCCTCGGCTTCGGAGCTGGACGACGGGCTGACGCGGCAGTTGACCGATTCGGTCCGCAAGATGCTCGGCGGCGTGCCGATGCTCGAAAAGGAAGTCTGGCCGGAATTGGTCGGCGGCATGATGATGCGCGTCGGCGACACGGTCTACGACGCCTCGATTTCCACCCGCCTCGAAAGAATTCGCCAAACGATGATCGATAGGAGCGTCCATGAGATTCAAAGCCGACGAGATCGCTTCAGTTCTGCAGAAGGAAATTGA
- the larE gene encoding ATP-dependent sacrificial sulfur transferase LarE — MTSCGWQVTSDNFKTTDESDHIPLPLAHSRAPNPETLAPRLIELIRGYGSCAVAFSAGVDSTVVAKAAQLALGDRAMAVTGASDSLATGELDEARELARLIGIRHEVLQTAEFSDPDYLKNGPDRCYFCKSELYGKIKPVARRLGLAVIVNGANLDDMGDYRPGMTAATEHAVRSPLIECGFGKREVRALAAEWQLPIWDKPAMPCLSSRIAYGEEVTPERLAMIDGAERFLRGAGLRELRVRYHRGDLARIEVPADAITMLCQEPFRSQLVAELKRLGFKYLALDLEGFRSGSQNLVLVPADAVASPAPRTV; from the coding sequence GTGACAAGTTGCGGGTGGCAAGTGACAAGCGACAATTTCAAAACGACGGACGAATCGGATCACATTCCGCTTCCGCTTGCGCATTCCCGAGCCCCGAATCCCGAGACCCTAGCGCCTCGACTCATCGAACTGATTCGCGGGTACGGCAGTTGTGCCGTGGCGTTCTCGGCGGGCGTGGATAGCACGGTGGTCGCCAAGGCGGCGCAGTTGGCGCTGGGGGACCGGGCCATGGCGGTCACCGGCGCGAGTGATAGTCTCGCAACCGGCGAATTGGACGAAGCCCGCGAACTGGCCCGGCTGATTGGCATTCGGCACGAGGTGCTGCAAACGGCCGAATTCTCCGATCCCGACTATCTGAAAAATGGCCCTGACCGATGCTATTTCTGCAAGAGCGAGTTGTACGGCAAGATCAAACCGGTCGCCCGGCGGTTGGGCCTGGCGGTGATCGTCAATGGGGCGAATCTCGATGACATGGGCGATTACCGCCCCGGCATGACCGCCGCCACCGAGCACGCCGTGCGCAGCCCGCTTATTGAATGCGGCTTTGGCAAGCGCGAAGTGCGGGCGCTGGCGGCCGAATGGCAACTGCCGATCTGGGATAAGCCCGCCATGCCCTGCCTATCGAGCCGAATCGCGTATGGCGAAGAGGTAACACCCGAGCGACTGGCGATGATCGACGGCGCCGAACGATTCTTGCGCGGCGCCGGCCTGCGCGAACTGCGCGTCCGTTATCACAGGGGCGACCTGGCCCGCATCGAAGTCCCTGCCGACGCGATCACAATGCTCTGCCAAGAACCGTTCCGCAGCCAGCTTGTCGCCGAACTCAAGCGCCTTGGATTCAAATACCTCGCGCTTGATCTGGAAGGCTTCCGCTCGGGAAGCCAGAACCTGGTGCTGGTCCCGGCCGACGCGGTCGCATCCCCCGCGCCGCGCACGGTGTAG
- a CDS encoding DUF4912 domain-containing protein, which produces MTASTLRNYSIKDLAQLAKRRGVNGWHAMRKDQLVRALLRIAKAKSAQSKVAKKITTRSRSAVAAKNGSASAGRNGVSLRRASSQRLAKKTRIAHKIEQAKVRLSRTKNLAFDQPNGRLNGSSKDRLVVMVRGPYWLHAYWELTPHGIARAQAALGRDWHQARPMLRVLVVASNGNTTTSERVLREIPIHGGVKNWYVDVHSPPQTYRLEIGYLGTNGKFFSLARSNVVTTPAGAASDSLDAHWNDVLADCDKIYAMSGGFATEGSNDLQELFEERLRRPMGPPNGNRFGAGVEGLLPRDHNLRFQVEAEIVIHGTTHADALVALHGEPLKLRPDGSFSVRLDLPNRRQVIPLTASTKDGVEQRTIVLAVERNTKVMEPLTRDTGE; this is translated from the coding sequence ATGACCGCGTCCACACTACGCAATTACAGCATCAAAGATCTTGCCCAGCTCGCCAAGCGCCGCGGCGTCAACGGCTGGCATGCGATGCGGAAGGATCAACTTGTGCGCGCCCTGTTGCGCATTGCAAAGGCCAAGTCCGCTCAAAGCAAGGTCGCAAAAAAGATTACAACCCGATCGCGAAGCGCCGTAGCCGCCAAGAATGGCTCGGCTTCCGCGGGCCGCAACGGAGTCTCGTTGCGGCGCGCCTCATCGCAACGATTGGCGAAGAAGACGCGGATCGCCCATAAAATCGAACAGGCCAAGGTCCGCCTGAGCCGGACGAAGAATCTGGCCTTCGACCAGCCGAACGGCCGCCTCAACGGGTCGTCCAAGGACCGGCTCGTCGTGATGGTTCGTGGGCCGTATTGGCTTCATGCCTATTGGGAACTGACGCCCCACGGAATCGCTCGGGCTCAAGCGGCCCTGGGGCGCGATTGGCATCAGGCCCGGCCGATGCTGCGGGTGCTGGTGGTTGCCTCCAACGGCAATACGACCACTTCCGAGCGGGTGCTCAGGGAAATCCCGATTCATGGCGGTGTGAAGAATTGGTATGTCGACGTGCATAGCCCGCCGCAGACGTATCGCTTGGAGATCGGTTATTTGGGGACGAACGGCAAGTTCTTCTCGTTGGCCCGCAGCAACGTCGTGACTACGCCAGCCGGGGCGGCGAGCGATTCGCTCGACGCGCATTGGAACGACGTGTTGGCCGATTGCGACAAGATTTACGCCATGAGCGGCGGTTTTGCGACCGAGGGGAGCAACGACCTGCAGGAACTCTTTGAAGAGCGGTTGCGTCGCCCGATGGGCCCGCCCAACGGCAATCGATTCGGGGCCGGGGTCGAGGGGCTCTTGCCCCGCGACCACAATCTGCGGTTTCAAGTCGAGGCCGAGATTGTGATCCACGGCACGACGCATGCCGACGCTCTGGTGGCCCTACACGGCGAGCCGCTCAAGCTCCGCCCCGACGGCAGCTTTTCCGTCCGGCTCGATCTGCCAAACCGTCGACAGGTAATCCCGCTCACCGCCAGCACGAAAGACGGCGTCGAGCAGCGCACGATTGTCCTGGCGGTCGAACGCAATACGAAGGTGATGGAGCCGCTCACCCGCGATACCGGCGAGTGA